The genome window TGCTGTCATTGAAAAAAGCGTAACAGCATGCAATGTAACAGTGGGAGATCACAGCATTATTGCACCAAAGGATGCTGATTCAGAAATTATTTTGATCGGTGAAAGTATTGAGAATAAACAGACCCGTGTTGGGTTGTCTAGAGTGATTTGAATATAATATTAAATAAAAAGATTGTTGCCTTAATTGGCAACAACCTTTTTATTTTTTCTTATCATAAAACATACCATCTATAGAGATATTTCCACCATACGGATCATTATATTGATTAATCCTTTTCTTTCTCACTTGCTGCTGCTTTAAATCTGTTTTTATTTTCCCTTGCAAAGAAAACATCTTGTCATTCAGAAGTTTCTCTGAAGCTATCATTTCCTTTTTATCTGCTTCATTAATCTTCGGCCATAAAGGAAGCTGATTTAATAGTTCTTCCCTCTTCTCTAATAAATCATTTATTTCCTTTATAACAGCTTCTCTTTCCTCTATCGTTCCTTCCTCTATCGTAAGAAGTCCAAGCAGCTTTTTCGTACACTCTTTATAGTCAGTTAATAGACTCATTATGCTAATCCATTGGAAGGTCCAATATCTTTTTTCGCTATTTTTATTACTTCCTTCCAAGTATCACGAAATTCGATAACATAACCTTCGACTTCATTTAATATATTAATATCATTCTTAGTATTAGCTTCCACTAACCTTCTGTAAATATAATCGTACATTTGGAGCATATTTTTAGAAATATCGATCTCTAAATTTAATGTAATCATCAACTCATTAATGATATTTTGTGCTTTACCCAGATTTTCATTTCGTTTTTCAATATTTTTATCCTCAATAGCTCTTTTCGCTAATGTAATAAATTTCAAACAACCATTATACAGCATAAGAGTCAAATCACCGGGAGACGAAGTATTGACTGCATTCTGCTTATAGGTTTGGTATGGTTGATTAACTGCCATCTACTTACTCACCCCTAAGTTATTATTATCCATTTTGTGCAAAAAAGCCTGTTAATTGCGAAGATTGATTATTTAATTTTTGTATAGCCTTTTCCATTGCGTTATACTGTGCCCAATAACGATCTTCTATTTGCTTTAATCGATATTCCATTGATTCAATATTATCATCAATTCGCAGCATATCTTTACCAATGGTATAATTATATTCTGTTTTAAACGTATTACCAGCTTTTTCTTCAATTTGTTTCATTGTATCTGATATATCCGTTCTTAACCTTCTCGCTAATCCTTGTTGATCAGT of Niallia circulans contains these proteins:
- the fliS gene encoding flagellar export chaperone FliS: MAVNQPYQTYKQNAVNTSSPGDLTLMLYNGCLKFITLAKRAIEDKNIEKRNENLGKAQNIINELMITLNLEIDISKNMLQMYDYIYRRLVEANTKNDINILNEVEGYVIEFRDTWKEVIKIAKKDIGPSNGLA